In Brachionichthys hirsutus isolate HB-005 chromosome 5, CSIRO-AGI_Bhir_v1, whole genome shotgun sequence, a single genomic region encodes these proteins:
- the csnk2a2b gene encoding casein kinase II subunit alpha': protein MPGPVAGSKSRVYADVNTLKSREYWDYEAHVPNWNNQEDYQLVRKLGRGKYSEVFESINITNNEKVVVKILKPVKKKKIKREIKILENLRGGTNIIRLVDTVKDPVSRTPALVFECINNTDFKELYQKLTDYDIRFYMYELLKALDYCHSMGIMHRDVKPHNVMIDHQLRKLRLIDWGLAEFYHPAQEYNVRVASRYFKGPELLVDYQMYDYSLDMWSLGCMLASMIFQKEPFFHGQDNYDQLVRIAKVLGTDELFGYLRKYHIELDPRFKDLLGQQSRKRWDQFVQTENQHLVSPEALDLLDKLLRYDHQQRLTATEAMEHPYFYPVIKEQSLSNSDNNMVSSGNTTAR, encoded by the exons ATGCCGGGTCCGGTGGCCGGTAGCAAGTCCCGTGTGTACGCAGACGTCAACACGCTGAAGAGCCGGGAGTACTGGGACTACGAGGCTCACGTCCCCAACTGGAA CAACCAGGAGGACTACCAGCTGGTTCGTAAGCTGGGCAGAGGGAAGTACAGCGAAGTGTTCGAGTCCATCAACATCACCAACAACGAGAAGGTGGTGGTCAAGATTCTGAAG CCGGTCAAGAAAAAGAAGATCAAGCGAGAGATCAAGATCTTGGAGAACCTGCGAGGAGGAACCAACATCATCCGACTGGTGGACACGGTCAAGGATCCAGTG TCCAGAACTCCAGCGCTCGTCTTTGAATGCATCAATAACACGGACTTCAAG GAGCTGTACCAGAAGTTGACAGATTATGATATCCGTTTCTACATGTATGAACTACTGAAG GCTCTGGACTACTGTCACAGTATGGGAATCATGCATCGTGACGTTAAACCCCACAATGTGATGATCGACCACCAGCTGAGAAAA CTGCGCCTGATAGACTGGGGTTTGGCGGAGTTCTACCACCCCGCGCAGGAGTACAACGTCCGAGTGGCATCGCGGTACTTCAAAGGCCCGGAACTCCTGGTAGACTACCAG ATGTACGATTACAGTCTGGACATGTGGAGCCTGGGCTGTATGCTGGCCAGTATGATTTTTCAGAAAGAGCCCTTCTTCCATGGACAAGACAACTATGACCAG TTGGTCCGAATTGCCAAGGTCCTGGGGACGGATGAACTCTTTGGCTACCTGCGTAAATACCACATCGAACTGGACCCACGTTTCAAAGATCTGCTGGGGCA GCAGAGCCGGAAGCGCTGGGACCAGTTCGTGCAGACAGAGAATCAACACCTGGTGAGTCCGGAGGctctggacctgctggacaAGCTGCTACGCTACGACCACCAACAGAGGCTGACTGCCACAGAGGCCATGGAGCACCCCTATTTCT ACCCAGTAATAAAGGAGCAGTCGTTGTCGAACTCCGACAACAACATGGTCTCCAGTGGCAACACGACGGCGCGATGA